One Tachysurus vachellii isolate PV-2020 chromosome 18, HZAU_Pvac_v1, whole genome shotgun sequence DNA segment encodes these proteins:
- the si:ch211-51c14.1 gene encoding protein kinase C and casein kinase substrate in neurons protein 2, with the protein MSSVQQQNGPEDSAHRSFWMPGNYQQTVKRTEDSFQACNDIVTCFQERARVERLYAQQLNEWSNKWKPVVDTSPLYGSLLRAWQCFLSSADRLSTLHSSICRSLVSEDGERIRTWQKETFHKKMFGGFRESQDFEMGFTRAQKPWAKRLKKLEKAKAAFHKASRKEHMAREREAQARGNPEITIEKQRKIQEEHEITQQKMQKVRARYEKVLEEVTRYAPRYMEEMESIFDQSQEEERKRISFLKQAFLSIHRHLDVTNNESVKTVYNELHDALMAINDQEDLRWWRNTHGPGMPTDWPQFQEWIPDKKLKKGKKAVEQKAVVVERGTMIGGVRVRALYDYVGQEPDELSFKTGEEFVKIEDEDDQGWCRGMMDGGKEGLYPANYVEVV; encoded by the exons ATGTCGTCAGTCCAACAGCAGAACGGCCCAGAAGACTCAGCACACCGGAGCTTCTGGATG cctGGAAACTACCAGCAGACAGTGAAGAGGACAGAAGACTCCTTCCAGGCGTGTAACGACATTGTGACGTGTTTTCAGGAGCGAGCGCGAGTGGAGAGACTTTACGCTCAGCAGCTTAACGAGTGGAGCAACAAGTGGAAGCCCGTAGTGGACACCA GTCCTCTGTACGGCTCTCTGTTAAGGGCCTGGCAGTGTTTCCTCTCCTCCGCTGATCGTCTCTCCACCCTGCACTCCTCCATCTGTCGCTCTCTGGTGTCTGAGGATGGAGAGAGGATCAGGACGTGGCAGAAGGAGACGTTCCATAAGAAGATGTTCGGAGGCTTCAGGGAGTCGCAGGACTTTGAGATGGGATTCACTCGAGCTCAGAAACCCTGGGCCAAGAGACTCAAGAAG CTGGAGAAGGCAAAGGCTGCGTTCCATAAAGCGTCTCGTAAAGAGCACATGGCTCGGGAACGTGAAGCTCAGGCTCGGGGAAACCCTGAGATCACCATCGAGAAACAGCGGAAGATCCAGGAGGAGCATGAGATCACTCAGCAGAAGATGCAGAAG GTCAGAGCCCGGTACGAGAAGGTTCTGGAAGAAGTGACACGCTACGCCCCCCGCTACATGGAGGAAATGGAGTCCATCTTTGACCAATcacaggaggaggagaggaagaggatcAGCTTTCTCAAACAGGCCTTTTTGTCCATCCACAGGCACCTCGACGTCACCAACAACGAGAG tgtgaagACTGTGTATAATGAGCTCCATGATGCTCTGATGGCCATTAATGATCAGGAGGACCTGCGCTGGTGGAGGAACACACACGGTCCTGGCATGCCCACTGACTGGCCTCAGTTCCAG GAATGGATACCAGACAAGAAGCttaaaaaagggaagaaagctGTGGAGCAGAAGGCGGTGGTGGTGGAGAGAGG TACAATGATCGGTGGAGTGAGAGTCCGGGCTCTTTATGATTATGTTGGACAGGAGCCGGATGAGCTGTCCTTTAAAActg gtgaGGAGTTTGTGAAaattgaggatgaggatgatcaGGGTTGGTGTAGAGGGATGATGGATGGAGGAAAAGAGGGTCTTTATCCAGCCAACTATGTGGAGGTGGTGTAG